CTCTGGATGCTGACCAGCTTATCTTTAAACTCAATTTCGCTTGATTTTACTCTTTTTACATTTATACTTGTCATAATGATTAAAATTTAAGGCCTACTTCCCTGGCCGCAGTGGCCAAAGATTTAACCCTGCCGTGATACAAATACCCATTACGGTCAAAAACAACATTATTAATTCCGGCTTTTATCGCCTTATCGGCTAAAAGCTTGCCAACCAGCCTGGCCTGCTCATTTTTTGTGATCTTCTTACTGGCGATCTCAGGAATTCTTGAAGATGCAGCCACGAGTGTCTTGCCTTGACTGTCATCAATCAATTGGACATAGATTTGCTTATTGCTTCTGAAAACAGTCATTCGTGGCCTTTCAGGTGTCCCCTGCACGATCTTCCTGATCCTCATCTTGATCCGCTGGCGACGGAATATTTTCTTATCATTTACTGCCATCACTGAAAACATTAAATGGTTAATAGAATTATTTCTGAGCGGCTGCTTTTCCAGCCTTTCTCTTTATCTCTTCATTCAAAAACTTGATACCCTTGCCCTT
The sequence above is a segment of the Bacteroidota bacterium genome. Coding sequences within it:
- the rplR gene encoding 50S ribosomal protein L18, yielding MAVNDKKIFRRQRIKMRIRKIVQGTPERPRMTVFRSNKQIYVQLIDDSQGKTLVAASSRIPEIASKKITKNEQARLVGKLLADKAIKAGINNVVFDRNGYLYHGRVKSLATAAREVGLKF